DNA from Desulfovibrio sp. X2:
CGAGCTCGGCATCACCAAGGACACCCTGCGCCGCCTGCTGCGCGGCGGCTAGCCTCCCTTCCCGGCGATCGGGCGATATTTTAGCCTCCCACCCGGGCGCACGGGCGAAAATATCGCCCTGCCCAGGTCACGAATCCCGTCCGCAAACGGCAAAACCCTGTTTTCACGCGACTTTCGTGCGTGGCACAAAGCCTGCTCAAGGCCTTCCGATACACGACCGAGAAACGGAAGGAGCGCATGCTGGTCTGCCTGGCCTGCCATGAAGGGCGTCTGGCGACGCTCCTGGAGACGGCGGAGGAACTCCGCCTCTTCGAGGTGACGCCGCAGGGAGCCGCGGCGCACGGCGTCCTGCCCGGGCCCGCGCGCACGTCGCGCACCCTTGCCGGGCTGCTGTGCGGCAAGGGCGTGGCGGCCCTGGTCTGCGGCGGCCTGACCCGGGCGGACCACGCGGCGCTCTCGCGCTGCGGCGTGTCCGTGCACGCCTGGCTCGCGGGCGGGATCCCCGAGATCCTCGAGGCCCTGCGCGCCGGACGGCTGGACCGGATGCTCATGCCGGGCTGCTCGGCCGAAGGCTGGGGCGAGAGCCCGGACGAAGGATGAAGAGAATGACCGTGGCCCCCGACAGCGGCAGGATCGGCTGAGACCGCAGATGCAGGCTCCCGTGCACGCCGCTTCGCATTTCGGCTCCACCCTCCATATGAAGGAGCCACTCCACGCCACAGGCCGGCGCATGCCCCACACATGCGCCGGCCGCTTGGCGCGCGCGGGAAGTTCCCGCGTCTCCACACGCGCATCGTTCCGGGCGGTCCCACGAGGACGGCCCGGGTCCACCACCCCCCACCCCGGCCAGCCCGGCCCCCGCGGTCCCTGCCCTGGCCACGTACGGAACTGAGGAGGCAACATGTACGACTTCGTGAACGGCCCCTTCCTGTGGATCGCATTTGCCGTGCTGCTTTTCGGCAGCGCCTGGCAGATCGGCTCCCTTGTCCTGCGCTCGCGCCGCACGGACAAGATCTTCTTCGACCACGCGCGGCCGGGATGGATGTTCTCCTCCATCGTCAACTGGCTGATCCCGTACGGCTCGCGCAGCTGGCGCGAGCATCCCGGGACCACGCTCCTGACCTTCGCCTTCCACTTCTGCCTGATCTTCGCCCCGCTCTTCGCCCTGGGCCACGTGGTGACCCTGGCCTACAACTGGGGCATGGGCTGGCCGAGCGTGTCCGATCCGGTCACCGACGGCCTGACCATCGTCTTCCTGATCGCGGCCGCGGGCCTGCTCGTCCGCCGCCTGACGAAGCCCGAGGTGCGCATCGTCACCGGCCCGGCGGACTGGCTGCTCTGGGCCGTCACCGTGCTGCCCTTCCTGACCGGCTACCTGGCCGCGCACAAGCTGCTGCTCGCGCCGGACACCATGCTCATGGTCCACGTCCTGACCGGCGGCATCATGCTCATCTGCCTGCCGTTCACCCGCCTGGCCCATGCCTTCCTCTTCTTCTTCGGACGCGCCTTCATAGGCAGCGAATTCGCCCGCCGCGGCACCAAGACCTGGTAGGAGGACAGACGACATGACCGACATCGCAGCTGATACCGCCGCTGCCGGCGCGGCGGAAAACGTGACGGCGCACAAGCCCGTGGACGCGGCCAGGATCCGCGAGGTCCTCGACCGCAACGACTCGGCCCGCCTGCGCCTGTGGCTCAAGGCCTGCACCTCCTGCGGCCTGTGCTCCGAATCCTGCTTCTTCTACCTGACCAACGACAAGAAGCCCGAGTTCATGCCCCAGTACAAGGCGCGGCAGACGCTCGGCGAGCTTTTGAAGAAGAAGGGCGAGGTCACCCGGGAGTTCATGGAGGAGGCCAAGGAGATCGCCTGGGGCCGCTGCACCATGTGCCGCCGCTGCGCCCAGTACTGCCCCTTCGGCATCGACATCGCGACCATGATCAGCGTGGCCCGGCAGTGCCTGCGCAGCCAGGACGTCTGCCCCGACCGCCTGATGTCCATCGACCAGAGCTACATCGACTCCGGCAACCAGATGGACATGACGGACGAGGAGTTCGTCGAGACCTGCGAATGGATGGCCGAGGAGGGCGAGGACTCCATCAAGGGCCTCGAGATCCCCATCGACCGCGAGGACTGCCGCCTGATGTTCATCGTCAACGCGCGCGAGCCCAAGTACTACCCGCAGGACATCCAGATGGCCGCCCAGGTCTTCCAGGTGGCGGGCGAGTCCTGGACCATGCCCAGCCACGGCTGGGAGGCCACCAACCTGTCCATGTTCTCGGGCAACCTGAAGGTCGCGGGCATGGTCGCCCAGAGCGTGTACGACGCGGCCAAGCGGCTGAACGCCCAGATGATCTGCGTCACCGAGTGCGGCCACGCGTACCGCGCGGCCAAGTACGAGGGCCCGTACTGGACCGGCCAGCCCAACGGCCGGCCCCCGGTGCCCGTGACCCACGCCGTGGCCGTGTTCCACGAGTACATGAAGTCCGGCAAGATCAAGCTGCGCCACAAGTTCGAGGAGCCCATCACCTACCAGGACCCCTGCAACCTCTCGCGCAACGGCGACCTCGCGGGCAAGGGGCTCGAGCTCCTGCAGATGATCGCCGACGACGTGCGGCCCATGACCCCGCACGCGGAGTACGGCCACTGCTGCTGCGGCGGCGGCGGGTTCATCCCCATGGGCGCGGAGTACAAGAAGCGGCGCATGGTCGCGGGCAAGTTCAAGGCCGACCAGATCAGGGCCACGGGCGCCAAGTACGTGCTCGTGCCGTGCCACAACTGCACGGACCAGATCAACGACCTGAACAAGGAGTACGACCTCGGCATCAAGGTCGTCTCCTTCAAGGAGATCCTCTGCGAGATCATGGAGATACCTCCCCATCTGCAACCCGTCGACGCCGACGGAGAGGAGGCCGAGTAATGCGCGCCGCACACATCGTCATCGCCGCCCTGGCAGCGGCCCTGCTCTGCGCCTTCGCGCTGCCCGGCTTCGCGCAGCCCGACTCCGTGACCATCGGCAACCCCGCCGACTTCCCCGGCGGCCTCAAGCGCGGCCCGGTGAAGTTCAACCACGACGCCCACGTGAGCCTGGGGCTGGACTGCACCGCCTGCCACCACCGCTACGAGAACGGCACAAACGTGCTCGATCCCTCGGAGCTCCTGGACGGCACCACGCCCGGCACCTGCGACTCCTGCCACGGCGGCGACAAGCCCGCCGGTGGCCTGGGCCTGCAGGCCGCCTTCCACAAGGAATGCATCGGCTGCCACGCGGGCCACGGCCCCGACCCGAAGATCAAGGGCGGCCCCCGCGCCTGCGCGGGCTGTCACGAGACCAAGTAGCCCGGCCGACCTCCCCGGGCCCATCCATAAGCAGCCCCGCTTCGGCGGGGCTGCCTTTTTTGGGCGACTATCCCTGTTCTCGCCCCCCCTCCCCCAGGGCGCTCAAAAAGCGCCGGATGCAAGGAGCAAGAAAAGCGCAGGCCCGACGCGTATTCCCACATACGCGAGGGTCTGAGCTTTTCGCGGCGACGCGGCAGACGACGCTTTTTCAGCACCCTGACCAGGGAGGGCTCCTCGCCCTCCCTGGACCCTCCTCGCAAGGGGTTACCCCTTGACCTCTTTCGCGTTCGGCACCCTGGAGCGATGGATACGGGCAGCCTGGGCGTGGAAGGCCGGAGGACGAAGGAAGCCCAACGGCCTCCATCAAAATTGACGACGAACACCCCAGGGCGCTCAAAAAGCGCCGGATGCAAGGAGCAAGAAAGAATCGGGCCCGACGCGTATTCCCACATACGCGAGGGTCTGAGCTTTTCGCAGCGACGCGGCAGACGGCGCTTTTTCAGCGCCCTGGCCCTCCCTGGACCCTCCTCGCGAGGGGTTACCCCTTGACCTCTTTCGCGTTCGGCACCCTGGAGCGATGGATACGGGCAGCCTGGGCGTGGATGGCCGGAGGACGAAGGAAGCCCAACGGCCTCCATCAAAATTGACGACGAACACCCCAGGGCGCTCAAAAAGTGCCGGATGCAAGGAGCAAGAAAGAATCGGGCCCGACGCGTATTCCCACATACGCGAGGGCCCGATTCTTTCGCAGCGACGCGGCAGACGGCGCTTTTTCAGCGCCCTGGCGGGCGCAGGCCGCATTTCTGGGCGTGGCGCAGCAGGCGCAGGGACTCGGGATGCTTCGGGGCGATGGCCAGGGCCCGGCCGAGGTGGTCGAAGAAGGCCGCCTCGTCGCCGCGCTCGAAATGGCAGCGGGCCAGGTTGAAGAGCAGGTTCTCGTCGTCCGGGGCAAGCTCCAGGGCCTTGTTGTAGTAGCGCAGGGTCTTGTCCGACAGGCCCCGCTTGCGCAGGGCGATGCCGAACTCGTTGAAGAGGTGCTTGTGCTCCGGGCTGAAGGTCCCCTCGAGGTCGATGAGGGTCTCGAAGACGTAGGCCGCCTTCTGCAGCTGGCCCAGGGAGAGGTAGACCAGCCCCAGGCCGAAGTTGGCCCGGATGTTCTCCTCGTCCACGGCCGTGACCCGGGCGTAGTCGATCTGGGCCTCGTGCATGCGGCCCTGGCTGCGGTGGGCGTCGCCCGAGGCCAGGCGCAGGTTGACCAGCTCGTACCAGATGCCCGGCTCGAGCTTGAAGTCGTTGAAGAGCCGCTCCTTGGGCATGATCACCACGCGGCCTCGCGGCACCCAGTCCTCGCCCATGCGCTGCAGGCAGACGTTGCCGTCGTCCAGCTCCTCGGCCTTCCAGTAGACCTCGCCGCTGAGGCGGCCGCCCGCGCCGTCCGCCGGGCCTCCGTCCGCCAGGCTGGAGAAGATGCCCCTGACCCTGCCGACCTTGGCGGTCCTGGTCCGAGCCCTGTCCTTGTCGCCCAAGACGCCTCCGCTGTCCCGCCCCACAGTGTCCGGTCTCGATGGTCCTGATGGTCCTGATCAGGGCCGAGTATGGCAGGCCGGGGCCGGGCTTGCAATGCGGGCCGCGCCGCCACTTTTTCATCCACGAATCATGGACCAAACCACGGCCAATGGATGGCATCGCCATATCTCTAAAACGTAATAATTTGAAATAAAAGAGTTTTATTTCAGGCACGGGGTATGCATCATCGTGTGGCACGAGGGGCGGCGAGCCGGGGCCTCCAGACGGGGACCACGCCGACTCGCCTATGCGGCATTGCCGATCTCCCGCGCGCACGGCCAGAACGAACGGCAAAAGCGCACGGCCCGGCCGACCACTGCCCCCTCCCCGCGGCGCAGCCGCGCCGCCCCAACCATCGGACACCAGGGCGAAGTCTCCCCCTCGCCCCTGGAGTCGCTCCGGGGACCCCCGTCCCCGGAGCGCTTTCCGAAAAGTCCCATCCCCCATCGCCATGCCCGGCCACCCCGCTCCCTTCCCCATCGTCTTGCCTGTCGCCTGTCCATCGAACGTGGATTTCGGACCTGCATATAGATTGTCGTGCTATGCCGGGAAGATATCGCATCAGGTTGTCGGCATTGACTTATTCGGCAAAGCGGCGCGTTGGCCCGCCCCTTGCTCTGATCGATACGGGCGAAGGCCCGAGGAGAACAGACGTGCACGACCTGATCAACGCCCTGCTGGGCGCCCTGGACACCATCCGCCTTCTGGCGGGACAGCTCGTCGACCTGCGCATGGGCCACGCCTGGGTGCGGGCGGCGCTGCACGTGCTCCTGTGCCTCGGCTGGGGGGCCGTGGCCGTGCTCTACCTGCCCTGCATCGTGCTCGGCCTGCTGCGCGGCTGCCGCCCGGTCCGTCGCGCCTGCCTCCCCGACCTCGGCGCCGCGGAGAACATCCGCTTCCCGGCCGAGGCCATGCCCGCCGAACGTCCCGAAGAACGTCCCGCATCCCCGAACCGTCCGGACCAGGCCCGTTCGGAATAAGTCCGCCCGGCGCCGCCTCCGGGGTGTCGCCCCGGCCCCGGGCCGGTTCGCGGCCCGGGGGTGGCGCGCGGCCGCCACTCGGTGTAGTCTGTGCCCGCCCGGCCCCCGGGCCGTCGCCTGCCCGGCCGCGGCACCGACTCCAGGCCGAAAACGCCGCCGGGGGAGACTTCATGACGCAGACCGCCTCGTCCAACGGGACCTTCCAGACAGCCAAGGTCCTGTCCATGACCTTCTTCGTGCTCCTGCTCGGCAGCAACCTGGTCCTGTCCATCTTCCTCTCGGACTACGCGCGCCGCACGCTGCTCGAGAAGCAGAAGGACTACGCCCTGCTCCTGGCCGACAACCTGAACCACCAGATATTCCAGCGCTTCACCCTGCCCACGGTGCTGGCCTTCGGCAAGGTGGACCTGAAGGACCCGCGCCAGCTCGAGCGCCTCGACCAGATCGTGCGCACCACCATGCACGGCTTCCACGTCCTGGACCTGCGCATCTACGGCTTCGAGCGCCGCGTGGTCTATTCCATGAACGACGAGGGCAAGGACGCGGAGCTGAAGGCCAACCAGGTCGTGGACCAGGCCCTGGACAAGGGCACCAACCATTTCCTGATCGCCACCAAGCGCTCGGAGTTCGCCTCCTTCTTCGCGCTCAAGACCGAGCCCGAGGACGTGACGATGCAGACCGTGTACGCGCTGCGCGCCGACCGCCGCCTGAACCCCAACGATCCGCGGGGGCCCATCACCGGCGCGCTCGAGTTCACCCAGGACATCTCCAAGGACTACGAACGGGTCATCACCTTCGAGCGCATCATCGTCGGCGCCACCACCTTCACCGCGCTCACCCTCTTCTTCATCCTCCTGGTCATCCTGCGCCGCGCCGACCGCCTGGCCGCCGAGCGCGCGGCCGAGAAGGAGCGCTTCGAGCGCGAGCTGCACCAGACCGAGAAGCTGGCCAGCATGGGCCGCATGGTCGCGGGCGTGGCCCACGAGATCAGGAACCCGCTGGGCATCATCCGCTCCACGGCCGAGCTGCTGCTGCAGAAGGCCAAGGCCGAGAACCCGGCGGGCGCCAACGCCAAGCTGCTCACGGCCATCTTCGACGAGTCCAAGCGCCTCTCGCGCACGGTCAACGACTTCCTCGACTACGCCCGGCCCAAGCACCCCCGCCAGGATGACGTGGACGTCGGCAAGGTCCTGAACCAGGTGGCCGTGTTCATGGAGCAGAAATGCCGCGACCAGGAAGTGGCCCTGGAGCGCCAGTTCGCGGAGGGGCTGCACATCAAGGGAGACGCGGACCTGCTCTACCGCGCGATCTACAACCTCGTGGCCAACGCCCTTGACGCCATGGCCGGCCCTGGTAGCATACGGCTCGCCGCGGGAGCTGACGAGGCCGGGCTGACGCTCGTCGTCAGCGACACCGGACCCGGCTTCCCGGCCGAGACCCTCGACCACGTCAAGGACCCCTTCTTCACCACCAAGGAGAACGGCACCGGCCTCGGCCTCGCCATCGTGGACACCATCATCCAGGGACACGGCGGGGTCATGGATCTCGGCAACAACGAAGGCGGCGGCGCGCGCGTGACCATCACCTTCCCCAAGGAATAAGACCCCATGGCCGAACATATCCTGATCATCGACGACGAGCAGAACTACCTGCTCATCCTCGACGCCCTGCTCTCGGACAAGGGCTATGCCGTGACCACCCTGAACGACCCCGAGACCGCCCTCGAGTTCCTCGAGGAGTCCGAGGTGGACGTGGTCATCACGGACATGAAGATGCCCAAGCTCTCGGGCCGCGAGGTCCTCGAGCACGTGCGCAGGAAGTACCCCCACGTCCCCGTGCTGATCATGACCGCCTTCGGCAGCATCGAGGCCGCGGTGGAGGCCATGAAGGTCGGGGCCTTCGACTACATCACCAAGCCCTTCTCCAACGACGAGCTGCTGCTCTCCGTGGCCAAGGCCGTGCAGTTCGCGGCCGCGCAGCGCCAGAACCGCCTGCTGCGCGAAAGCCTGCAGGACCGCTACAGCGTCCACAACATCATCGGCCACGGCCGGGCCATCACCAAGGTCCTGGAGATGGTCGACCGCGCGGCGCCCTCCAAGTCCACCGTGCTCATCACCGGCGAGTCCGGCACCGGCAAGGAGCTCATCGCCCGCGCCATCCACTACTCCTCGCCGCGCAAGGACGAGCCCTTCGTCTCCATCAACTGCATGGCCTTCAACCCCGGCGTGCTGGAATCCGAGCTCTTCGGCCACGAAAAGGGCTCCTTCACCGGCGCCGTGGCCCAGAAGCGCGGCCGCTTCGAGCTGGCCCACGGCGGCACCCTCTTCCTGGACGAGATCGGCGAGCTCTCCCACGACCTGCAGGTCAAGCTCCTGCGCGTGCTCCAGGAGCGCACCTTCGAGCGCGTGGGCGGCGTGAAGCCCGTGGAGGTGGACATCCGCATCGTGGCCGCCACCAACAAGGACCTGCAGAAGGCCGTGGCCACCGGAGACTTCCGCGAGGACCTCTTCTACCGCCTGAACGTCGTGCACATCGAGGTCCCGGCCCTGCGCGAACGGCGCGAGGACATCCCCGTCCTGGCCGCCCACTTCCTGGACACCTTCGCCAAGGAGAACAAGAAGCACTTCAAGGGATTCTCCCCGGACGCCCTGGAATACCTGACCGCCTACGAATGGCCCGGCAATGTGCGCCAGCTCGAAAACATCATGGAACGCTGCGTGGTCCTGGCGGACAAGGACATCATCGGCGTGGAGGACCTGCCGCCCGAGATCAAGGACGAGGAGGCGCAGTACAAGAGCGCCGTGGACATGCTGCCCGAACGCCTGGACATCACCCAGACGCTCGAAAAGATCGAGGCCGCCCTCATCCGCCGCGCCCTGGTCAAGTCCGACTTCGTGCAGACCAAGGCCGCGGACATGCTCGGCCTGTCCAAGAGCAACCTGCAGTACAAGC
Protein-coding regions in this window:
- a CDS encoding (Fe-S)-binding protein → MTDIAADTAAAGAAENVTAHKPVDAARIREVLDRNDSARLRLWLKACTSCGLCSESCFFYLTNDKKPEFMPQYKARQTLGELLKKKGEVTREFMEEAKEIAWGRCTMCRRCAQYCPFGIDIATMISVARQCLRSQDVCPDRLMSIDQSYIDSGNQMDMTDEEFVETCEWMAEEGEDSIKGLEIPIDREDCRLMFIVNAREPKYYPQDIQMAAQVFQVAGESWTMPSHGWEATNLSMFSGNLKVAGMVAQSVYDAAKRLNAQMICVTECGHAYRAAKYEGPYWTGQPNGRPPVPVTHAVAVFHEYMKSGKIKLRHKFEEPITYQDPCNLSRNGDLAGKGLELLQMIADDVRPMTPHAEYGHCCCGGGGFIPMGAEYKKRRMVAGKFKADQIRATGAKYVLVPCHNCTDQINDLNKEYDLGIKVVSFKEILCEIMEIPPHLQPVDADGEEAE
- a CDS encoding cytochrome c3 family protein, which gives rise to MRAAHIVIAALAAALLCAFALPGFAQPDSVTIGNPADFPGGLKRGPVKFNHDAHVSLGLDCTACHHRYENGTNVLDPSELLDGTTPGTCDSCHGGDKPAGGLGLQAAFHKECIGCHAGHGPDPKIKGGPRACAGCHETK
- a CDS encoding tetratricopeptide repeat protein, yielding MGDKDRARTRTAKVGRVRGIFSSLADGGPADGAGGRLSGEVYWKAEELDDGNVCLQRMGEDWVPRGRVVIMPKERLFNDFKLEPGIWYELVNLRLASGDAHRSQGRMHEAQIDYARVTAVDEENIRANFGLGLVYLSLGQLQKAAYVFETLIDLEGTFSPEHKHLFNEFGIALRKRGLSDKTLRYYNKALELAPDDENLLFNLARCHFERGDEAAFFDHLGRALAIAPKHPESLRLLRHAQKCGLRPPGR
- a CDS encoding sensor histidine kinase; this encodes MTQTASSNGTFQTAKVLSMTFFVLLLGSNLVLSIFLSDYARRTLLEKQKDYALLLADNLNHQIFQRFTLPTVLAFGKVDLKDPRQLERLDQIVRTTMHGFHVLDLRIYGFERRVVYSMNDEGKDAELKANQVVDQALDKGTNHFLIATKRSEFASFFALKTEPEDVTMQTVYALRADRRLNPNDPRGPITGALEFTQDISKDYERVITFERIIVGATTFTALTLFFILLVILRRADRLAAERAAEKERFERELHQTEKLASMGRMVAGVAHEIRNPLGIIRSTAELLLQKAKAENPAGANAKLLTAIFDESKRLSRTVNDFLDYARPKHPRQDDVDVGKVLNQVAVFMEQKCRDQEVALERQFAEGLHIKGDADLLYRAIYNLVANALDAMAGPGSIRLAAGADEAGLTLVVSDTGPGFPAETLDHVKDPFFTTKENGTGLGLAIVDTIIQGHGGVMDLGNNEGGGARVTITFPKE
- a CDS encoding sigma-54 dependent transcriptional regulator, translating into MAEHILIIDDEQNYLLILDALLSDKGYAVTTLNDPETALEFLEESEVDVVITDMKMPKLSGREVLEHVRRKYPHVPVLIMTAFGSIEAAVEAMKVGAFDYITKPFSNDELLLSVAKAVQFAAAQRQNRLLRESLQDRYSVHNIIGHGRAITKVLEMVDRAAPSKSTVLITGESGTGKELIARAIHYSSPRKDEPFVSINCMAFNPGVLESELFGHEKGSFTGAVAQKRGRFELAHGGTLFLDEIGELSHDLQVKLLRVLQERTFERVGGVKPVEVDIRIVAATNKDLQKAVATGDFREDLFYRLNVVHIEVPALRERREDIPVLAAHFLDTFAKENKKHFKGFSPDALEYLTAYEWPGNVRQLENIMERCVVLADKDIIGVEDLPPEIKDEEAQYKSAVDMLPERLDITQTLEKIEAALIRRALVKSDFVQTKAADMLGLSKSNLQYKLKKYGIAGH